TTCATTTACTCTATGAATTCTGTGAGTCTATTATAAATAAAAAGCAAGCAAAACCAGATTTCCATGATGGCTATCAAAATCAATTAATATTAGATGCTATTCAAAAATCTGCCACACATAAAAGATGGGAAAAAATCCCGAAAGCTGACTAAAGAAGATCAACTACGGTCTTCTACATAAAAGTAAAGGTGTGTTTACATGACTGCATATGTAAAAGAATCTGATTATCTTGGCGTTAAAGCTATTCAAGCAGGAACTGCTGAGTTAGACATTATTATCGTACCAGAGTGGGGATCAAATCTAATATCTATCACAACAAAAAATCCTCAAGTTGAGATCCTAAGAAAACCGGAAACGATTGAAGAATATGAACAGGCTCCCGTTCAATTTGGTGTGCCTATTCTGTTCCCACCAAACCGAATCAGTGATGGGCAATTTGAGTTTCAAGAACAGACCTATACATTTGATATAACAGAACCAGATAAACATAACCATATTCATGGGTTCGTATTTTCAAAACCGTGGAAACTCACGCATATGGAGGCGAATGGAAATCAAGCAAAAATTGTTACAACCATCCATTCTGCAGATCATCCTGATATTCTTAGACAATTCCCACATCCGTTTCGTATTGAAATGATATATTTGTTGGAGGGAACTATCTTAAAAAAGCAAGCCGTAATTACAAATCTAAGTGAAAAAGAGTTTCCATGGGGACTTGGCTATCATACAACTTTTACTTTTCCAGAGAAAACAAGTCGGTTCTCGCTTGCGGCAGATGAGCAGTGGGAACTGAATGAACGGTTGCTTCCGACTGAAAACATTATAAAGACCGAGTATACAGAGATTAAAACAGGAATAAATCTTGAAAAAGTAGAGCTTGATGACGCTTTTTTGGCTAAAGAACATCGGTTGGAAGCCAATCAAGCGGTACTAGATTTAGAAAATGGACGCATTCAAGTTCGATATAAGGCTGATGAATCGTTTAAGCATTGGGTTGTGTACAACGCAGATGGTAAACAAGGCTATGTTTGTCCAGAGCCATACACATGGATTACTAATGCACCAAAACTTTCTTTGCCAAAAGAGATTACAGGAATGCAGACTTTAGCGGCGCAGAAGTCGATTACAGTTAAAACAGAAATCGAAGTGATCATACAACCTTAATCGAAAATAAACCGCACAGTATCTCTTATATTGTGCGGTTTATTTTATGGTGCTGGTGATCATCAATAAACTGTTCGATAGAAAATGCTGTGGCACCAAGTACGGTTGAATCGGTAACAAGCTCCGAAAATACAATCTCAGTATGCAATTGCTCAGCAAACATTCGCTTTTCAACGGTTGCAATTAATTCTTGATAAAGGTAGTTATGTGCAAGTGCAAGCCGATTTCCAATAATGATTTGGTTTGGGCTGAACGTATGAATTAATGAAACAATACCTGCTCCGAGATAACGAGCAACATTCTCAAACTGCTGAACCGCCTGCTGATCTCCAGTTTTAGCTAGTTTTAATAATTCCTCAAGTGTTCTACTGGAATTGCTATGAGTAAGTAGGGCTTGCTCTGAAGCATATAACTCCCAACAACCTAAATTGCCGCAACGGCATGTGGGGCCATTCATCTCCATGGTCATATGTCCAACTTCTCCAGCATGTCCATGCATTCCTTTAAACAGGTTTCCATCTAATATAAGACCGGCGCCAATTCCAATGCCGACACTTAAATAAAGAATATTTTTTTGGTGTTCAGATGTATTATACGTTTGCTCACCAAGCACTCCGAAATTTGCTTCATTATCAATCCATACGGGAACGTCAAATGTCTCCATTAATTGTTGGTTCATTTGAACATGTTTCCAAGCCTAAGTTTGGGGCATGCAGAATGGTTCCATCAGTTGAGACGATAGCCGGTACACCAATTCCAATGCCTATTAAACCATAATAGGAGGTAGGGGACTTCTCACGTAATTGATGAACCATTCTAATGATTGTTTTTATGGTTTGCTCAGGTGGCATATTTTCGTGATCTTCTTGAAATTTTAAAAGGATATTCCCTTTTAAA
The nucleotide sequence above comes from Alkalicoccobacillus plakortidis. Encoded proteins:
- a CDS encoding aldose 1-epimerase, translating into MTAYVKESDYLGVKAIQAGTAELDIIIVPEWGSNLISITTKNPQVEILRKPETIEEYEQAPVQFGVPILFPPNRISDGQFEFQEQTYTFDITEPDKHNHIHGFVFSKPWKLTHMEANGNQAKIVTTIHSADHPDILRQFPHPFRIEMIYLLEGTILKKQAVITNLSEKEFPWGLGYHTTFTFPEKTSRFSLAADEQWELNERLLPTENIIKTEYTEIKTGINLEKVELDDAFLAKEHRLEANQAVLDLENGRIQVRYKADESFKHWVVYNADGKQGYVCPEPYTWITNAPKLSLPKEITGMQTLAAQKSITVKTEIEVIIQP
- a CDS encoding ROK family protein, which gives rise to MNQQLMETFDVPVWIDNEANFGVLGEQTYNTSEHQKNILYLSVGIGIGAGLILDGNLFKGMHGHAGEVGHMTMEMNGPTCRCGNLGCWELYASEQALLTHSNSSRTLEELLKLAKTGDQQAVQQFENVARYLGAGIVSLIHTFSPNQIIIGNRLALAHNYLYQELIATVEKRMFAEQLHTEIVFSELVTDSTVLGATAFSIEQFIDDHQHHKINRTI